In Bdellovibrionota bacterium, a single window of DNA contains:
- a CDS encoding HNH endonuclease translates to MSKQRFELDFLVDRSDIGIIDEIKRVAKLVQAKTLTRKDFDKHSRISSSAVINRFGGWFETLKAAGIEDRYSGRIVSHRMRNQSARTLSNEEIIRELKAAAERLQQTTLAQEDFSRATSLIHPLSIVRRFGTWSRALARAGLKDSPNFRRRFTNEEYFENLLNVWTYLGRRPRYGDIERPPSEISAGAYEGRFGSWRRALAAFVQWANDETLSDPGSHKPEDESEIETVSDSGKTLKNERQSRTRNPSVRLRYKVLVRDGFRCVICGRSPANEPGVKLHLDHVSPYSKDGPTRLENLRTLCLECNLGKGDLIES, encoded by the coding sequence ACATCGGGATCATTGACGAAATTAAGCGCGTCGCAAAATTGGTACAGGCAAAAACGCTGACTCGGAAAGATTTCGATAAGCATTCTCGAATTTCGAGTTCAGCTGTCATCAATAGGTTTGGTGGTTGGTTCGAGACATTAAAAGCGGCCGGGATTGAAGACCGTTACTCCGGGAGAATCGTGAGCCATCGGATGCGCAATCAATCGGCCCGTACCTTGTCAAATGAAGAAATTATACGAGAATTAAAAGCCGCCGCAGAACGCTTACAGCAAACTACTTTGGCACAGGAAGATTTTTCTCGTGCAACGTCGCTGATTCATCCGTTGTCGATCGTTCGTAGATTCGGTACGTGGAGCCGCGCGTTGGCGCGTGCGGGCCTGAAGGACTCTCCCAACTTTAGAAGGCGATTCACTAACGAAGAGTATTTTGAAAATCTCTTAAACGTATGGACATACCTTGGGCGCCGGCCTCGCTATGGTGACATCGAAAGACCTCCTTCTGAGATTAGTGCTGGAGCATATGAAGGTAGATTTGGTAGTTGGCGAAGGGCTCTCGCGGCCTTTGTACAGTGGGCAAACGACGAGACGCTTTCAGATCCTGGAAGTCACAAGCCTGAGGACGAAAGTGAAATTGAGACCGTGAGTGACTCGGGTAAGACGCTTAAGAATGAAAGGCAGAGTCGGACACGCAACCCTTCAGTGCGTCTCAGATACAAGGTGCTCGTACGAGATGGCTTTCGATGCGTTATCTGTGGACGGTCGCCGGCAAATGAACCTGGTGTGAAACTTCACCTAGATCATGTATCGCCATACTCCAAGGATGGCCCGACCCGCTTGGAAAATCTAAGAACCCTCTGCCTTGAATG